In a single window of the Candidatus Methylomirabilota bacterium genome:
- a CDS encoding HAD-IA family hydrolase — protein MSAPESVCVFDLDHTLVNSPLDLRAVGREMEAFIRGRGVALPERELRWSGPELLALVRQGAAHLEAELMQIPQRHERAAMAEAVLEPFARETLSAMKQLGFATAIWTNNDRVVADFVLGRFVLGEHLDLVVTRDEMTALKPHPDGLRVVRERWPEAPRIVMVGDSWVDGAAAQAGGIPFIRYRGNAEEFARRDIPITAHIASLLDLPAALA, from the coding sequence GTGAGCGCTCCTGAGTCCGTCTGCGTCTTCGACCTCGATCACACCCTCGTCAACTCTCCCCTCGATCTCCGGGCCGTCGGCCGCGAGATGGAAGCCTTCATTCGCGGTCGTGGGGTGGCACTGCCCGAGCGCGAGCTTCGCTGGTCCGGGCCCGAGCTCCTGGCCCTGGTGCGCCAGGGCGCGGCCCATCTCGAGGCCGAGCTCATGCAGATCCCTCAACGTCACGAGCGGGCCGCCATGGCCGAGGCCGTTCTCGAGCCCTTCGCCCGCGAGACTCTCTCCGCCATGAAGCAGCTCGGCTTCGCCACGGCCATCTGGACCAACAATGACCGCGTGGTCGCCGATTTCGTCCTGGGCCGCTTCGTGCTGGGGGAGCATCTGGATCTCGTCGTCACGCGCGACGAGATGACGGCTCTCAAGCCGCATCCGGACGGCCTCCGCGTGGTGAGAGAGCGCTGGCCCGAGGCGCCGCGGATCGTGATGGTGGGCGACTCCTGGGTGGACGGCGCCGCCGCCCAGGCCGGTGGCATTCCCTTCATTCGCTATCGCGGCAATGCCGAAGAGTTCGCCCGACGCGATATCCCCATCACCGCCCATATCGCCTCGCTCCTCGACCTGCCCGCGGCGCTCGCCTGA